The nucleotide window ACATTTTACtcgttttcaaaaaaagaaCAAACTACTTTTGTTCTAGGCTACAAAGACTGTTGAATATACATTATAATCTTGAATTTGGAAAAGTAGAATTACATAATTTGTAGATCGGTTTCAGCTTCCTTGTGCCTATTTATTCCTGTTCAGAGTTCTTAATCTAAACAGAGATGCATCAATTATTCTCCAATTGACAAACATCTTGtagtaattcaatatttgtccCCACATATAGCCAGTTCTTtgataactaaatttttaaGAAGGTTAGATCTTTACTCCTACAAGTTTCTTCTTCAAAAGATTTTTTGCACATGTATTGGAGATGCATTCTAGAACAAGGTATACGAGAACATCATCATTCAATTGGTGAGGAGGCAGTACCCTGTAAGATAGCCAACAAGGAGATGTACCTTGGTGTTTTTAAATCCAAGGATAGTTTTTTCAGTGTCTTtctttcttcttaattttttttcatgccACAAAAAGGCtttattccaattaaaaataatcatgcTCTTTTTTTGTATATGTATGGAACCCTCATTTCCTATGTGACTATTAATCAAAACTGAagagattttgtttttcttgcctattttatcaaatttttttcaacacccATGTATCAACTTTGAATCGATTGTTTTTTGAAAGGGGTTCATAGTAGAATAGTGGGTGATCAATGACCGTTAAGTACATAAGTCTTCTAATAGGTCCATCGTGCCATTTTTGTAAAGGGTTATCAACCTTCTACGGAAACTCTAAGAAAGCTTTggtacaattaaaaatatttctgcttCTTTTCTATATATGTATAGAATTCTTATTCCTTTTGATTTCTATGATTTTGTTACTTTTGcctattatataaaattttatgttgcACCAATATGTCAGTTTTAAATTGATGAGATCAATGTTGTCATTTGATATAAGATATAAGTAGAATCCATCTCTATACATATTTGAgttttactgattttcaacGATATTTGTTAGGTGCAGATATAAAactgaaatcaaaatataatgaatcaCCGTTTTACCTGGCTACATTCTACTACATCAAATATCCCCATTTAAAAAATGCTACTTGTCTTCGAGAACTCTATTATGCTGGTGCGAATATTGACGAACCAAACAACAAAGGTTTAACACCTCTACAAATGGCGGCTATGTTTGGACACACTTCCCTTGCCAAATGGCTATTAAGGAAACATGCTTCTACTAATGTTATACCCGATCCGTATCTTATAGCCATTTCACAGGGACATCAAGGAACGGCTATTGCTATTTGTAAAATGTCAAAAGTGTATGCTATTGATTATgcaattgaatgatttttattatataaatatgagtCTGTAGAAActgtacaaaattttatttgagacccttaaatagaaataatctgcataacaaaaaactttttatttttttatttgtaagtaATTTTTGCTCTAATTTCAAACATATCTTAATTGTAAGAATCATAATTAAAGTTATGTCATTTTTAatgcattttattttgttaaaaaggaatatttaatttgaaatcccgattttagaatttaaaaaaactgtaaaattcattttaacaaTACAAACCGTGAACAAGTGAACTTTTCAAAGAATAAAAGTTTATTcgagtgaaaaaattaataaacaactCACCTTGGATGACTAGGCTGTTCATAGATATCCAATtggaaatattgattattatcaataaaacatCTACGTCTTTTGTAAATAGTAAAATGCGAATTGTCTTTTTGAGTCAATAAGTTAATGTAATCCCGATGAGCAATCTGTGTTTTCACTTCAATTACTTGTCCACCTGGTTGGTTTTGTCTCCTTACTGTATGTATATAACTGTAGTGACCTAAAATGTTTGtgagaagaaaattaaaaacaataaaatgagaTTCGACGAGAACAAACTGCAATGTCCAATATTATGAAGATTATGTCATAGTCGTCAGAGATAGTTGTATGATAACAAAGATTCTGGTATTGTGAATAGACAAAAGTCTGAATTGAGGCAACTAATATACAAATAGCTCATCTATAAGGtgattaattttatacaaaactaaaaattttctgataataatcattttatgaTCATTCAAACTACTTTAGTGTCATTTGAACTACCACTTTGTAATCCAATGTCAATAATTCTTTCACAACCTTTCTGAAACTTAACACAGATTTTATGATCAATATTTTCccttcaacatattttttattttaaagcaAAACACTCCTAtacctaaatttaaaatattatatttggaaaacttACTGACAATGGtagataaattgataaaaattcgTCTTCAACTAAATTGTTTCACATATATTCGAATTTAGGAATTTTCTATTTTGGATTGGAGACTAGGGGGTGGGTCAAGTTAATTACATTTGAATGTTaaaagaaaatactgaaacacATTCAGttctcaatatatttaaatcaacaataaaatcTTTCTACAATTTGTAAACTGGAAGATaacgaaataatttatttctgacTAAGGTGATGAACAATAAAATACTTTTCTGTTAGATACAAACAGATATAATAATGCCAATAGTTAGCGATGgc belongs to Diorhabda carinulata isolate Delta chromosome X, icDioCari1.1, whole genome shotgun sequence and includes:
- the LOC130901469 gene encoding ankyrin-1-like — translated: MLRKGADIKLKSKYNESPFYLATFYYIKYPHLKNATCLRELYYAGANIDEPNNKGLTPLQMAAMFGHTSLAKWLLRKHASTNVIPDPYLIAISQGHQGTAIAICKMSKVYAIDYAIE